In Sphaeramia orbicularis chromosome 15, fSphaOr1.1, whole genome shotgun sequence, a single genomic region encodes these proteins:
- the mrps6 gene encoding small ribosomal subunit protein bS6m has product MPRYELSLILKMMQRPETAAALRRTVETLMERGAVVRDLENLGERLLPYKITKHNQRHTRGAYFLIDFYAAPNILTGLLDHLHRDVDVVRPTVLKNDSQVSSHRCCGPQQ; this is encoded by the coding sequence ATGCCTCGATACGAGCTGTCGCTGATCCTGAAGATGATGCAGCGACCGGAGACAGCGGCCGCCCTCCGCCGGACAGTGGAGACTTTGATGGAGCGGGGCGCTGTGGTCAGGGACCTGGAGAACCTGGGAGAGAGACTGCTACCCTATAAGATAACCAAACACAACCAGAGGCATACCCGAGGGGCTTACTTTCTCATCGATTTCTACGCAGCCCCCAACATCCTCACAGGTTTATTGGATCACCTGCACCGCGATGTGGACGTAGTGAGGCCCACTGTGCTGAAGAACGACTCTCAGGTTTCCAGTCACAG